One genomic window of Paraburkholderia acidiphila includes the following:
- a CDS encoding class I adenylate-forming enzyme family protein encodes MSVKSPSPDSPFVDLTAMIRQRAAEHGARTAIVCDAETVTFAALEALIDRCAAALQRDELSPEDVIAICAASSIQYATVFFGALRAGLAVAPLSPSTHPDSLVAMLDNSRAQILFADDAVCQLLSNVALPPALRIVKIGAAGQYDAWLAPVGAAPAPVEIQPEWAFNIIYSSGTTGAPKGIVQSHAMRYAYTQRSVERGYGPDAITLIATPLYSNTTLVSFFPTLALGGTVVLMPKFDARQYLELAQREHVTHTMLVPVQYQRILGHPDFDRYDLSRFRAKFCTSAPFAAGLKADALRRWPGKLTEFYGMTEGGASCELCADEFPDKLHTVGRPLNGHEMRLIDADGREVAAGEAGEIVGRSPAMMTGYYRQPEKTAQAEWYDSDGRRFIRTGDVGRFDEHGFLTLMDRKKDMIISGGFNIYPSDLEQVLARHPEVFEAAVVGVPSQRWGETPVAFVTLQPGSTLDAGQLAAWANEQLGKMQRLADVVIVDTLPRSPIGKVLKRELRERFSGEVA; translated from the coding sequence ATGTCCGTGAAGTCCCCGTCACCCGATTCACCGTTCGTCGACTTGACTGCCATGATTCGCCAGCGAGCGGCGGAACACGGCGCGCGCACGGCAATCGTCTGCGATGCTGAAACGGTCACGTTCGCCGCACTCGAAGCGCTGATCGACCGTTGCGCCGCCGCGCTGCAGCGTGACGAACTGTCACCCGAAGACGTCATTGCCATTTGCGCCGCGAGTTCCATTCAGTACGCCACAGTATTCTTCGGCGCACTCAGAGCGGGACTGGCGGTCGCGCCGCTGTCGCCCTCCACGCATCCGGACAGCCTCGTCGCCATGCTGGACAATTCGCGCGCGCAAATTCTCTTCGCCGACGACGCCGTTTGCCAATTGCTGTCGAATGTCGCGTTGCCGCCCGCGCTGCGCATCGTCAAGATCGGCGCGGCCGGGCAGTACGATGCGTGGCTCGCGCCCGTGGGGGCCGCCCCCGCACCTGTGGAGATCCAGCCGGAGTGGGCGTTCAATATCATCTACTCCTCCGGCACGACGGGCGCGCCCAAGGGGATCGTCCAGTCGCACGCCATGCGCTACGCCTACACGCAGCGAAGCGTCGAGCGCGGCTACGGCCCGGACGCCATCACCCTGATTGCGACCCCGCTCTATTCGAACACCACGCTAGTGAGCTTCTTCCCGACGCTGGCGCTCGGCGGAACGGTCGTGCTCATGCCCAAATTCGACGCGCGGCAATATCTGGAGCTTGCCCAGCGCGAGCATGTCACGCACACCATGCTGGTGCCCGTGCAATACCAGCGCATCCTCGGCCATCCCGACTTCGATCGCTACGACCTGTCCCGTTTCCGCGCGAAGTTCTGCACGAGTGCGCCGTTCGCGGCCGGCCTCAAGGCGGACGCCCTGCGCAGGTGGCCGGGCAAGCTCACCGAGTTCTATGGAATGACCGAAGGCGGCGCGTCATGCGAGCTTTGCGCGGACGAATTTCCCGACAAGCTGCACACGGTTGGCCGCCCGCTGAACGGCCATGAAATGCGCCTGATCGATGCCGACGGGCGCGAGGTCGCCGCCGGAGAAGCGGGCGAAATCGTCGGACGCTCGCCAGCCATGATGACCGGCTACTATCGGCAACCCGAAAAGACGGCGCAAGCCGAGTGGTACGACAGCGATGGCCGGCGCTTCATTCGAACCGGGGATGTTGGCCGCTTCGACGAACACGGCTTCCTCACGCTGATGGATCGCAAGAAGGACATGATCATCTCGGGCGGATTCAACATCTACCCGAGCGATCTGGAACAGGTGCTCGCGCGGCACCCCGAAGTCTTTGAGGCCGCGGTGGTCGGTGTGCCGTCGCAGCGCTGGGGCGAAACGCCGGTGGCGTTCGTCACGCTCCAACCGGGCTCGACACTGGACGCCGGCCAGCTCGCCGCCTGGGCCAACGAGCAATTGGGAAAAATGCAACGGCTCGCCGACGTCGTCATTGTCGACACGCTACCGCGCAGCCCGATCGGCAAGGTGCTCAAGCGCGAGTTGCGCGAGCGCTTTAGTGGCGAGGTCGCTTGA